The following proteins are encoded in a genomic region of Arachis ipaensis cultivar K30076 chromosome B02, Araip1.1, whole genome shotgun sequence:
- the LOC107627395 gene encoding uncharacterized protein LOC107627395 produces MGEKDKEGSNVGLPAAMPTPATMASRLLGGGGAEGRNGAEQRGRLRYRERRGVRKRESKEEEGLARAAMTAVCVGVLAGGHWLWRGVSSERGKVDTTLFIMIENKNILLVQVYIDDIIFGSTNESLCKFFSNLMQSEFEMSMMGELNFFLGLQIKQGKEGTFVSQTKYCKELLKRFGMDNAKAMDTPMSTTCYLDKDEQGKNIDVKKYRGMIGSLLYLTASRPDIMFSVCMCARYQANPKESHLSTVKRIMKYLIGTLNVGLWYPKGSTCDLIGYSDSDFAGCKLDRKSTSGTCHLLGNSLVSWRSKKQVSVALSTAEAEYVAAGSCCAQILWMKQQLVDYGLMLDHIPIKCDNTSVINLTKNPVQHSRTKHIEIRHHFIRDHVQKGDVVIELSKLVNN; encoded by the exons ATGGGGGAAAAGGACAAAGAAGGCAGCAATGTGGGGCTGCCGGCGGCGATGCCCACTCCCGCGACAATGGCGTCGCGGTTGCTTGGTGGCGGTGGAGCAGAGGGCAGGAACGGAGCAGAGCAGAGAGGGCGGTTGAGATACAGAGAGAGACGAGgagtgagaaagagagagagcaaggaagaggaggGGTTGGCGCGCGCGGCGATGACAGCGGTGTGCGTCGGAGTGCTCGCCGGAGGTCACTGGTTGTGGAGGGGTGTTTCTAGTGa AAGAGGGAAGGTTGATACAACTTTATTTATCATGattgaaaacaaaaatatccTTTTGGTACAAGTTTACATCGATGACATAATATTTGGTTCAACTAACGAATCACTTTGCAAGTTTTTCTCAAACCTCATGCAAAGTGAATTTGAAATGTCCATGATGGGCGAACTCAACTTCTTCCTTGGTCTtcaaatcaaacaaggaaaagaagGAACTTTCGTTAGCCAAACCAAATATTGCAAGGAATTGCTCAAAAGATTTGGAATGGACAATGCTAAGGCAATGGACACACCAATGAGCACTACTTGCTACCTTGACAAAGATGAACAAGGTAAAAACATAGATGTAAAGAAGTATAGAGGCATGATAGGATCATTACTTTATCTAACAGCAAGTAGGCCAGATATCATGTTTAGTGTATGCATGTGTGCGAGATACCAAGCTAATCCTAAGGAATCTCACTTAAGTACGGTGAAAAGGATTATGAAGTATCTCATAGGAACATTAAATGTTGGATTGTGGTATCCAAAAGGATCCACTTGTGATTTAATTGGTTATTCCGATTCCGATTTTGCCGGTTGCAAATTGGATAGGAAAAGCACTAGCGGCACTTGTCACTTGCTAGGAAACTCTCTTGTTTCATGGCGTAGTAAGAAACAAGTAAGTGTAGCCTTATCTACCGCCGAAGCCGAGTATGTAGCCGCCGGTAGTTGTTGCGCCCAAATTTTATGGATGAAACAACAACTTGTGGACTATGGACTCATGCTTGATCACATTCCTATCAAATGTGATAATACTAGTGTAATAAATTTAACCAAGAATCCAGTTCAACATTCAAGAACCAAGCATATTGAGATTAGACATCACTTCATAAGAGACCATGTTCAAAAGGGTGATGTGGTTATTGAATTGTCGAAACTAGTAAACAACTAG